The genomic region AGACAGTTAAGTTGAAGACACCGgcagttttcctttccatatcTTCCTAGCAAAGCAAAAACTTCAGCAATAAGCATGTGCTGCTGGATAATGGCAACGTATTGGAGTTAGCCTTTTTAGTACCATTGATTTATTTCAGAGGTGTGTTACACAACTCTGCGAAAGCAGCAACCTTTACTGGAGACCCATATATGCCTCCACCAGGCAACCAGAGACTCAGCTAAAGGTGGTTTAACACACAGGCCAGATTAAGTCCTGGAGTAAttggcaaataattttttccccatttaactaagctggaagggaaggaagtGTACCAGCAGATGACTGGGCATTGGAGCATACATATTACTGTCATTTGGTTTTCATCATTAAGTAGCTTTTTACGGtgcctgggaaaagaaaaagaaacaagggtAATAGGAGTTATAAGACATTGCAATGTCTTAAATGTTTGTGTGGCAAGTTAATATGAATCTATAAAAACCTGTTCTTGGCTGGTTCCCCTCCCTTTTTGGAAAATAGAAAGAATGCATCGCATCAGCTTTATTTCGTACAGATTTCTGCCAGGATATTTTGCATAtacatgtaatttaaaaaggcatgaaaataataggagcaaaataataaaatggttACCTGTTACGATGACTGTGGGGTTTGTGTGTTGTGTCCGAAGAAACCTTGCTCGTTAATCCTCTCAGGCATCAGGGAAAGGACCAGCCTTCGTCCCAAAAATAGCtatttttcccaaagaaagagcttgttttgttttccctaggGAGGGACTAAGTTCACTGATTCAaactaaaaagcagaaagagggccTCTTTATGATGCTTTTCggtaggaaaaaaagcaggaagagcCCTAGAGAAAGCAACTAGTGAATTTTAGCCCAAAGCCCAATACCATATTGTAATTAATTGAAAACAGGATGAGTCAGATGCCCTCCCAACTCTCTTAGCGCCACATCATTCCCACAAAGATGGACACCAGGGTCTGAAGAAAGTTGCCTCTGCCTAAAAGGCTTTCGTTTAGTTCTTTCTCTCCCAAAGCTGAGGTCTGAGAGAAGTCGTTAATTGCTTCTGAGTACAGGAGAAATGGCCCTGAGCTGGTGCTCCTCCATGAGAAGTGGTGTGGTCTGCTTGCTTCTCCTGCCTGGGTCCTGCAGGCAAATACTGGTGGATCTGCACGCGCCGTGATGCTGCCCCGGTGCAAGGAAAGGACAAGCTGGGAAGTCAAAGATGCTAGCAAGATAATCCAAGGGAAGTAAACTTTGGTGAAATTCTGGCTTAATTTCATTTGTGTaatgaaagagaacaaagtaaaaaaggaaCTGGGCAGTTGGAAAACAAAGTATTAGGGAGAAAAGAGGTAGCAGCTGAAGCAACTACAGTCCAGCAGTTATCTGCTGGATGTTCAGATCCAGATTCTGCACACACGCTCAGATTCCTTCAGGAAATGGACATCCCCTTGCCAGTGTGTGacaaagggaggggaaggctgCTCCAGCATAATGTATGTGAAGGCCTTGCTGTGTTCCCGACCTAGTATGCTAAATAACTAGGCCGTGCTATTTTGGATATAGTACACTCCCTTACTATGTCATGCCTTGACACCTAAAGTGATGCTTGATATTCgtatgtttttttaatctctgtaaCTAAACCACCGTCACGGTCACACCAGTGACCAGGTAGCACTGTGCTGGGAGTCAAGATGCAAGGCTTTAGCAGGAGGAGACAACCACTGCCTCTGTCTTTCTCAAAGGCAGTAAAATCTTGTTCTTTTCCCCAGTTCAGGTTTTACCCCCAAACTCAGGATTAGTGCTGGAAGTAAGTGAATGTGCTGCAAATTGCACAATTTCGTTGTAGCTAAGTGTGAACATCTTCTGATATAATGATGTACCTGCTGGAGGGTTTTTTCAatttgttgtttggttgttttccCTGAGggcttattatttttaaattagatcCTTGTATATGATCTCTTCAGAAGAACATAAATCAAAAGGATGAGTAGGTTGTTAACCACAGTATGGCAACTCGGTCTGGGTGGCCTGACCACCCAATAACATGTAAGGATTGTACACAAATTTATGGTGCTTGTACCCAGAGCTTGAACTTAATGGCTTAAGGCATAAGCATTCTGAAGTAGCcatgaacagaaaaatcaaagactGAATCTTAAAGCTGATTAAAGCCTGTGCTCCCAGACAGGCAGGTTAGGCTTATCCAGAATGTATATGACTTTAAAACTTTAATAGGTAGCAGTCTGCCACAGCACAGGTCACAACTGTGATTGAGATACAATACAGGTCTTTCACTCTATAGAAACCCACTACcatgcaaagaaaggaaaagtacaATAAGATAGGATAGCTATCAGTTAAGTCCATCATTTGAGAACTTTTAGCTCAGAGGTACTTTCCAGAATATGGCCTAGCTGAGAGACTTCATTTCAGAGTCAAACATACTAACTGGATtggcagagagaagaaattttTGAGGGTTTTTCTGGACCATCCTGAATATGACATGACCTTTGTCAACACTTCGAGGGCTCAACAAAAATGGAAAGTGCCTGATATCTCaggaaagcacacaaaaaaatccctctttcCTACCAGTTTTGACCTGCATACACAAGATGCACCAGAACAGCCATGGAAATAAATGTTCATTTAAATTTGTTCAACCAGGCATAATTCACATGTTTTAATCTTCCCACCCAAGGAGACCTCAGCTAATCTAATGTATGCATGTAATGATTCTTCATTTGTATAACAAGTCATTTATGCAAGAAGAACATGAATTTGAAacactaacctgatctcctcaAGCATCAACAAGAGATATGTCAGGTTGTCTGTATGCAAGACCTAACTGCTGGCTGTTGTTTCTTTCCCAAAGCCAAACCATCTTCATGAATGACTGCTTTCTGCAAAGAACCTCCTGTAATTAAGCTggttttttcatatattttgcaTTGAACTTAAACACAGATCAGTTGAAGCAGTCTTTGTCTCCAAATTAGCATTCTGAGGACAAAAGCTTGCATGCCTTTGTGTCGCTGAAAGTGGTTATTACCAGTCTATCATTGGCCAGCCCATTTCCAAAGTGCAAAgactgtttctgcttttctcctcaCTGTTGTTAGTCAGATAGGAGCAGTTTCCAAATTAATTTGTAATGGTATGCATTACTATATTCATTGAGCTAAACATGGaccctctctctggcttctttgCACCAGCATAGTGGCACAAGGACGTTATAAAACTGATCTGGTACAGAAGGgctgaagggtctggagcaggGTATATTTCAACAGTCCAGATGAATGTAAATGGCTTGTCCAAGAAGAGGTAGGAACAAGGATCAAGTGGCAGTATACTAACTGTGTCTATTAGGCTTAGATAAAGTGTGATGGGAActaaaattttcattattttttaagaaaagatatGGTCTTCATGTTATTTGTTCTTTACTTTTGAGCCATGGAGGCTTATCAGAAAAGAATCTTCAAAAATTTTTGGAGGTGATAAGGTAAAGACTAAACCATCGGAGGGGGCGGGCCAGAAACAGAGCTGTGACACTTCTTGCAGAGAGAGGGGCACAAGCTTACTCACGTCTTTTGGCGCATGACTGTGAGGTGAAAGGGGGAGGTGCTCGTGGCTCCTGCTCAAGATGCTGTTACACTTTGTGCAGTGGAGCTGGGGGGTCTCTCTAGGTTAGTTTGGTAAaccttttatttgctttgcaaaCTACAAGTGGCCCATGGACTGCCCGTTGAAGAGGTCATTTCAAGGCTTTCTATTTATTGAACGCTAGGAGCCTAGTGACTATCCGAGTAGGATTCTCATGCTTTTCTCTATTGCATTTTCTTATTCCAAGCAAATCCCAGTTGAGTGGACCTCTACAGCTCAGATCTTCAAACTTCAAGTATATTTCAAAGCATTGCTGGAATGAAGATAAAGGCAAGGCTGAGTTTTCCCTACAGAATTAGACAGATATGAAGTATATTCTTAGTGTGGTAAATATCATCTATCATCTACTATTACCAACAAAAACATGCTTCAAAACCACAGATATTTTATGATACAAAACCCACACTGAAAAGATAGAAAGGGCATACTAGTGGGTGTCATTATTATAATGAGCATAATTAATTTGATTATGTATCAAGAGCAGTATTGAGCTAAATATTCACCAAAAAATTGAATCAGCATGTTGCTCTATTAGTCTTTCATTGCagatttgtaaaaataaaagtgatgtTGCCCAAGCCAACTTCTCTCTTCACTTGTGACCTTGCTCGTTGTCATGCAAAATTGAATATACTTAGTGTTTTAGATGCTGAAATTTCAATGTAATCTAAATACCAGCATTCAGATTTTCATGGGTTTGCATTTAAGACTCACTCTTTACGCATCTGTTCATTTTTAGATTCTCTAGTTGACTTGAATGAAAGTGTGAAAACAGTATCTGTTAAAAGATGGCATTTATAAACACAATACTTTTGGTATTTTAAGTCATACCAATATCCTATGACTTTAATTACATATAAAATCCAGTCCCTCTGAAGTATAGAAGTCTCATCACATACACATGTATGTCTGGATGATGGAAATGTTTGaatgtttgtgctgcttcttcaAATAGGTGGACTTAGCAAAAGATAGCATAACAGATAAGATCAAGGCTTTGAAGAGCTCCATTTTGAGGGACTGTTACTTTTCATGCTGTTAAAATGACTTTTAATCAATTGCTTCAGTATTTATTTGttcataccaaaaaaaaattcctgggGACACTGATAATCTACttatttggaaaaatacatttttaacaaaatgtaCCTTTCAGAAATAAGCCCTTTATAAAATCTTGAAATATTCAGTACAGAGAAACACCCAAATCCCATAGAATTGACTGAAAAGAATATTGTGGATTTCAGTAAGCTTTTGTTGATTAGGCAATTGTGGAGGTAAATACTTTATCACCACAAAAgctctccctcctttctttaTAAGAACAGCATGATTAGAAATATAAAGATTACAGAGTACATCAAACAAAAATCCATCATTAATAGGCTATAGAGCCCATTAAACAAAATAAGTCCAAGAACTTTTGAGTTTAAACTGACAATGAAAGCAAGATAGCAAACTTGAAAAATGTGTAGCACATAAGTGGGATAAGGCCCGTGCCGGTCccagtgaagaaaatttattCCATTTATTTAGAGCTTGTCACTGCCCATCTTCTGGCATGCTAACCTGAGAGTCACATATCAGTTGACATTTTTTAGCTGTATcaaacatttcctttaaatCATAAGAATGGCTTTAAttactgataaaaaaaaaaaaaccctgcattaTCATTATCATCTGATGATGTGCTCTCCAGACGGAACTTTGCCAGCATCACATGTGatggcagcagcactgagcagcATACCTAAGCATCCTCTCTTGTCCAGCGATAAAGACAGGGCAATCACctcagggctgagcagggatcAGCAGCCTGGGTGAAGACACAGGATCCTCATCGCCTTTCATTGTCTGTGCAGAACTGAGAGCCACTAcccctctgctgctgttgctgcctgAGCAGATCAGACTGGAGCAAGCTAGATATGTCTGCTCACACGCAATCAAACCTCCAGGTTAGCTCTCTGGACACGACCTTGGCTAGTCCTGGATCTGTTGTCAGACCTATGCAGGACATGCATTTTTCATAAACATCGGGGGACACGGCAAAAAGAGGACTTAGTACAACGTTTTCATTCTGGGTAACAGTAAAGTCATTATTAAAATGTTGctattttcattctcttctgcAAGATTCTCCAGCAAACTgcccagaaaatattttctcctccctccGAACTGTTTTTAGAGCTGCAGCTTATTGTGTCTCTCTCCCACACTTCAATCCTGtacattttttctaaataactCCCAACACGGAGGCGCAAGGATGCTTGCAGCATCTACCTCTTCCTAAGTTAGTATTACAGTCTTGTTGGCTAAATGGAGTGCTCCTGTAAGAAAAGTTTTTACGGTACTTTCAGAATATacagtttatttaaaacttgGAAGTATCATACTCAGATCATGCTTTCTCAAGAAAGCAGTCAAAAGCGAGCTTAGGTCTAcctgaaaatcttttttaaaaaaaaacctaaattgAGATTAGGGTTGTTAGTGGCTCCTCATGCAGAGTGCTAGAAAATAAGAGAACAAAGCCGTACAAACTTTTTCAGATGTTCATCATAAAAGCTATCTAGGTACATTCATCAAAAAGTTTGCATTGCTCTAGACCTTACCAAAAAGGTTCCAAATGTATGTTCCCTACACAGCTTTgtcatgggtttttttgcagctggCTCAATGTTCTGAAGAGGTCAAAGccggagagaaaaaaaaaaagcattaaatacagaattttacactttgttttccccagcaggTTGCCTGAAAGATCTTTTCAAATGGGCTATTACTCTTGAAAATCACTCTATAAATGGTAAAATGTTGGATCAAACGCTGTACTTATTAGtttgcagaagcagaaggaagtttTACCAAAAGAACAAGCCATCTGAGCACCCGAAAGCCAAGCAGCCACGGTGCCCAGCAACCTTGGCAGCAATCAGGACAGCAGGGTACCATGGCCAGGAACATTTGTGTTAaattagcttttctttcttacacCCTTTAGCTAATGCCTCACTGAACTGCAGACATTATTGTAGATAAACCATAGCAAGTTAATTTggtaaaaagcagaaaagatgaTCTTTGACAGTATCTAGCACATTATTCCACAGAAGTTTCTTATAGATGGTGCGCAGGACTCAATTTTGTTTAACATCAGTTTTGGTCATTCACAtgctttgctgatttttttttctaggtacACGAAAATGAAGACTGCCACCAATATCTATATTTTCAATCTTGCATTGGCAGATGCCCTAGCAACAAGTACTCTGCCATTCCAGAGTGTGAATTACTTGATGGGAACATGGCCATTTGGTACCATCCTTTGTAAGATTGTTATATCCATAGACTACTACAATATGTTCACCAGTATCTTTACACTCTGCACCATGAGTGTGGATCGCTACGTAGCTGTTTGCCACCCAGTTAAGGCCCTTGATTTCCGTACCCCCAGAAATGCCAAAATTGTCAATGTCTGCAACTGGATTCTTTCTTCTGCCATTGGCCTGCCAGTTATGTTCATGGCAACTACTAAATACAGGCATGGTAAGTCTGGCTTTCATTCCTAAATTGAGTATTTCATGTTTAAACTCCTTTCTGCACTGTTTCACTTTATTGTAGAAGCGTTGAATTAACTTCTGACCTCCAACCTGTATAAAGCAGGTGTCAGTGCAAAGGGACCCCTTCAACAATTTTGCCTCTGGCTGTAGTTGagtggacacagcactgcacatGATCTGTCTTTTACaacaggcagctccagctccttCTGTGGGTCCGTGCGAGTCTTGTTGGCCCACACAGTTACTGTAGCGTTTGGAAAAGCATCTGTGTCTTCCTGCCTTCTGCTGTGGGGCAGTTATGCACTGTCCTACAACACAGAAGCCTGTGCTTTACCCAGGATATGCCCACTGAGGTTGGTAGTCATAAATATGTTGCACCTAGTCTGGCAGGATGTGATACAGGGCAGAGATTGTGTTCTGGATCACTGGTGCTCAAAGACGTTCATGAAGTGAGAGCATCTCAACATAAATCCAAACCCTCCACTGTGTAGTTACCAAGTGTCTTCTCATTCTCTTCTTATTGCCCTGTCATGCCCAAAGTCTCAGCAGATAAGGTTGTTAAACCATCTTCTTTTCACCAGGTTTTATATTGAAAGTGAAAATTAGTCAAAGTTTAAGCTTTTATGACAATTCAACTCTTTTTCTTGTCCAATATACATGCAATTCCATGTTGCAATTCATGGAATTCCAATATTGCAATACaagcaataaaatgcaaaagagaACACAtgacttcagttttgtttttctaactcaCACTTCACAGCTGTTTTGCAGCATTGTGTCCTGTCAATGTTTGTGCCAATGACAGATCACAGATTGCTTCATTTTACCTGTTGACTTAGTAAATCTTCGTATATTTGCCTATGATGTTTAATAAAAAaggtttaaagaaaagcaaatgcaaaactgACTCGCTTGTTCTTCtctactgttttcctttctctgcaggcTCTATTGACTGCACACTTACATTCTCCCACCCTGCCTGGTACTGGGAGAACCTCCTGAAAATCTGTGTGTTCATCTTTGCCTTCATTATGCCAGTCCTGATAATTACCGTATGCTATGGGCTGATGATTTTACGTCTGAAGAGTGTTCGCATGTTATCTGGCTCCAAAGAAAAGGACAGGAACCTGCGGAGAATCACGAGGATGGTTCTTGTAGTGGTGGCGGTGTTTATTGTCTGCTGGACTCCCATCCACATATATGTCATCGTTAAAGCCCTGGTCAACATCCCAGAAACTACTTTCCAGACTGTCTCCTGGCACTTCTGTATTGCTCTAGGGTATACAAATAGCTGCCTTAACCCAGTCCTTTATGCATTTCTAGATGAGAATTTCAAAAGGTGTTTCAGAGAGTTCTGCATCCCCACTTCCTCAACCATTGAGCAGCAAAACTCCACCCGAGTCCGACAAAACACTCGTGACCATGCTTCCACTGCCAACACTGTGGACAGGACTAACCATCAGGTATGACTAGCAGTGGAGATGTCATCTCGGGATCCAGGCCTCCCGCTTGGAGATGACATGTATTCTGAAGTTACAGTTTATACTGATTTGTAGCTATTTGAAGGTCTAAACACCTTCAAGGTTATATCTGAAACTGGTGTATGCATACACAGAGACCCCAGCCCTGCATGGTGCTAGTTGTTCTCTCCTCTAGTTGATGCTCAGAAGCTGAGGGCTTTCAAAGGTACTTTGCATGACCAGGTCCAGCGTGCATGCAAACACAAAGCACACAAAACAGTGTATCATTTGCAGGATGTTTACCACAGGTGACTGCTATAGAACTCGTTGGAGATTAATCACAGATTTCGCTATTCATACTCCTTGTCTGCTGATGGAGACAGGAGCGGGACAGAATATAGATCTCTTCTTCTCCCATTGCAACAGTggataaaaaaagagaagaaaagtgcTTGTACATTTTTGATTGATGTACAAAGAAGGCCTACCTGGCCTTGTTTGTCCTGGCAGACATGCAAGAAGTAGACAAAGGCTTGTCTACATGCAGTTCTTGTATCAGATAATTACCTGTGTTGGCTAAGGTGGGTTTTGAGAGattatatatatgaaaatatatacataaatgtTAAAGGGTATTGTGCCATTTTGCCATTTAAGGTATACTAAAAATATACCTTTTTCATGTAGAAAACACCTTTGAGAAGTAGGGATTTTATGGCACAGCAGATACCAAGAGaaatagtttggggttttttggggttttctgtttggtttttttttttaattcaggctATTTTTACTTAGCTTTTGCAAAGAAGCTCTTTGTTATGTGTTCAACATCCATATTCCTGTTATTAGTCCTGAGAATTTCCAATCCCCGTCCCTCAGTGAACGTCAAGcaaaacatgaaagcaaatCATATTACATTCATGAAAGTAACTCAAGTGCATCATAAGCACTAGAAAAAGTTTGAGCCATCTCTGTAATTCGttaaaagaagaacaaaagacCTTGTTCATTCCTTGCCATATCACTTTTCAGCAATACACTTCGGTTGCTCCTGCGCCAGTTTCTCACTGCTG from Phalacrocorax carbo chromosome 3, bPhaCar2.1, whole genome shotgun sequence harbors:
- the OPRM1 gene encoding mu-type opioid receptor, coding for MAVAYLLGNGSAPLLAGALDVPFAANASAACRPSAPPCAAAPPGPWGNASAVAAAAAAGWNRSEPCGGANGSAGGGGPCAPAGGGPSMVTAVAIMALYSVVCVVGLFGNFLVMYVIVRYTKMKTATNIYIFNLALADALATSTLPFQSVNYLMGTWPFGTILCKIVISIDYYNMFTSIFTLCTMSVDRYVAVCHPVKALDFRTPRNAKIVNVCNWILSSAIGLPVMFMATTKYRHGSIDCTLTFSHPAWYWENLLKICVFIFAFIMPVLIITVCYGLMILRLKSVRMLSGSKEKDRNLRRITRMVLVVVAVFIVCWTPIHIYVIVKALVNIPETTFQTVSWHFCIALGYTNSCLNPVLYAFLDENFKRCFREFCIPTSSTIEQQNSTRVRQNTRDHASTANTVDRTNHQLELQEAETTPLP